One part of the Terrimicrobium sacchariphilum genome encodes these proteins:
- a CDS encoding HAD family hydrolase — translation MKYRVFATDFDGTIATDGMLDGPTVGALQRLRSAGVICCLVTGRELWDFENADTVLSLFDYVVAENGAVLYTPGTKETRVIAPAPPADFLSELTRRGVPIRVGQVIVATVEPHEVAVLEAVKETALELQVIFNKGAVMVLPAGVNKATGLQAILDLCDMSFADVVGVGDAENDHVFLEHCGLSAAVANAVPGIKERAKVVTRSNAGAGVTELIDALLSENIKSLQPEEN, via the coding sequence ATGAAATATCGCGTGTTTGCCACGGATTTTGATGGAACGATCGCAACGGATGGCATGTTGGACGGTCCCACTGTTGGGGCATTGCAGCGATTGCGTAGCGCGGGCGTGATCTGTTGCCTGGTTACCGGGCGTGAGTTGTGGGACTTTGAGAACGCGGACACGGTCCTTTCACTCTTCGATTATGTCGTGGCCGAGAACGGAGCGGTGCTTTACACGCCCGGGACGAAGGAGACGCGTGTGATTGCCCCCGCACCTCCTGCGGATTTTCTGAGCGAGCTGACGCGGCGGGGAGTGCCGATCAGGGTAGGGCAGGTCATCGTGGCGACAGTGGAACCCCATGAAGTCGCAGTGTTGGAGGCTGTAAAGGAGACGGCCCTGGAGCTGCAGGTGATTTTTAACAAGGGAGCGGTGATGGTGCTGCCCGCAGGTGTGAACAAGGCGACAGGGTTGCAGGCAATACTTGATCTCTGTGACATGTCCTTTGCCGATGTGGTGGGAGTGGGCGATGCGGAGAATGACCATGTGTTTCTCGAGCATTGCGGGCTGTCAGCGGCTGTAGCCAATGCCGTGCCGGGAATCAAGGAAAGGGCAAAGGTGGTGACGCGTTCAAACGCTGGCGCTGGTGTTACAGAGTTGATCGACGCTTTATTAAGCGAGAATATTAAATCTCTTCAACCGGAGGAAAACTGA
- a CDS encoding endonuclease/exonuclease/phosphatase family protein, producing MVSEFFFGLLDALFGVARGQHPVKEAAALVARLCAGIALRELITIGVRIDLARGLPIIHANYIGYDDMAHRRGPGSRFAHWSLAGIDRSVRSLFQAAHGSTRRDYHVWIFSDHGQEATRPFEQVHGRSIFDAIDEALALAGDPIAPKDSDLEVGGLPQGRGYQLAHLGPVAQLYLPIEPDDKQKRRIAEALVAAGVPGILIRSGDRLLWIDDTNGHFVEQGSSIPALQSHPPGLAAIIVEDLIRLATHPDTGHLVLLGWGLRKPTITFTTENGSHAGPGVDETRGFLITPPAAGISRKLLLRPLDLREALLSLVRDRPFSAPPEARDPPAEIRVVTYNAHGCCGNDGRISPRRIARILRECKADVVAIQELDRNRSRSRVEDQVLEIAVSLGFHHVFCPTVIRGAEQYGHAIFSRYPITKVKVDYLPSVSLTWWREPRAALWCTVQLGTRAIHIVTTHLGLTPAERRAQVNVLLGPEWIGKIPSGESVIFCGDMNFQPGGYCHREVLRAGLEDPVPPSMKTFGSTVSVVRLDHLFTSPDLKVREVHVVRNYLTRLASDHLPIVARIGVGGDQRAPSQKVRS from the coding sequence ATGGTGTCGGAGTTTTTCTTCGGCCTGCTTGATGCGCTCTTTGGAGTTGCTCGAGGACAACATCCCGTCAAGGAAGCGGCCGCCCTGGTAGCTCGCTTGTGCGCCGGAATTGCACTTCGTGAGTTGATCACGATAGGCGTGAGAATCGATCTGGCCAGAGGTCTCCCGATTATTCATGCCAATTATATCGGATATGACGACATGGCTCATCGAAGGGGCCCCGGCTCCCGGTTCGCTCATTGGAGCCTGGCGGGTATAGACAGGTCCGTCCGGTCTCTATTTCAAGCGGCACATGGCTCGACGCGGCGCGATTATCACGTTTGGATTTTTTCCGATCATGGACAGGAGGCCACCCGGCCTTTCGAGCAGGTCCATGGGCGGAGCATATTTGACGCGATAGATGAGGCCCTGGCACTTGCGGGAGACCCGATCGCTCCCAAGGATTCCGATTTGGAGGTGGGAGGCCTACCGCAGGGAAGAGGTTACCAATTGGCCCATCTCGGTCCCGTGGCACAACTTTATCTGCCGATAGAACCGGACGATAAGCAGAAGCGTCGGATCGCGGAGGCTCTCGTTGCCGCGGGCGTACCCGGGATATTGATTCGAAGCGGAGACAGGCTGCTTTGGATCGATGACACGAATGGTCATTTCGTTGAGCAGGGATCATCGATACCCGCCCTCCAAAGTCACCCGCCGGGATTGGCAGCGATTATCGTCGAGGATCTGATTCGTCTCGCCACGCATCCTGATACCGGTCATCTCGTTCTGCTGGGGTGGGGGTTGAGGAAACCCACTATCACGTTCACGACAGAAAACGGTTCCCATGCCGGCCCGGGGGTGGACGAAACGCGAGGCTTTCTCATAACGCCACCGGCGGCCGGGATCTCCCGAAAATTGCTTCTACGGCCGTTGGATTTACGGGAAGCCCTTCTTTCCCTTGTGCGAGACCGACCGTTCTCGGCACCGCCGGAGGCCCGGGACCCACCGGCGGAAATACGCGTGGTGACTTACAATGCCCACGGATGCTGTGGAAATGACGGGCGGATATCCCCGAGGCGAATCGCTCGTATCCTCAGAGAGTGCAAGGCCGACGTCGTTGCCATCCAGGAGCTGGATCGCAACCGTTCCCGATCCAGAGTTGAGGATCAGGTACTGGAAATCGCGGTTTCTCTGGGATTTCACCACGTCTTTTGCCCGACGGTAATCCGGGGTGCTGAGCAATACGGACATGCCATATTCAGCCGCTATCCCATTACGAAAGTAAAAGTGGATTATCTCCCATCGGTTTCTTTGACCTGGTGGAGAGAACCCCGGGCGGCGCTGTGGTGCACGGTGCAATTAGGTACCCGGGCGATACACATCGTTACGACTCATCTGGGTTTGACTCCGGCAGAGAGGCGCGCTCAAGTCAACGTCCTGCTCGGGCCGGAGTGGATCGGGAAAATTCCCTCTGGAGAGTCGGTGATCTTCTGTGGCGACATGAATTTCCAACCCGGCGGCTACTGTCACAGAGAGGTCCTCCGAGCGGGGCTGGAAGATCCCGTTCCTCCTTCGATGAAGACATTTGGATCAACTGTGTCTGTCGTACGGCTGGATCACCTGTTTACCTCACCCGATCTGAAGGTCCGCGAGGTTCATGTCGTGAGGAATTACCTCACCCGTCTCGCCTCGGATCACCTTCCCATCGTCGCGCGTATCGGGGTTGGCGGCGATCAGCGGGCGCCTTCCCAAAAGGTGCGAAGCTAG
- a CDS encoding ferritin-like domain-containing protein — translation MALFAPTFNNLNELLINELRDLYSAESQLIKALPKMAEAASDPKLKSAFEMHLKETEDQACRLENIFSELGEKPTGETCKAMEGLVKESSDYVKAGGNPDVRDAGLIGAAQRVEHYEMAGYGTARALATRLGLSDIAQLLQTTLDEEAAADQKLTEIAEGQVNINAAQP, via the coding sequence ATGGCACTCTTCGCACCTACATTCAATAACCTGAACGAATTGCTTATCAACGAATTGCGTGACCTCTACAGCGCGGAATCCCAATTGATCAAAGCTCTCCCCAAGATGGCTGAAGCCGCATCTGATCCCAAGCTCAAGAGCGCATTTGAGATGCATCTCAAGGAAACCGAGGATCAGGCCTGCCGGTTGGAGAATATCTTCTCTGAACTCGGAGAGAAGCCGACAGGAGAGACCTGCAAAGCCATGGAGGGTCTGGTCAAGGAGTCGAGCGATTACGTGAAAGCCGGAGGGAACCCGGACGTGCGAGACGCCGGTCTGATCGGCGCTGCCCAGCGGGTGGAGCATTATGAAATGGCTGGATATGGCACGGCCAGAGCTCTCGCCACCCGGCTCGGCCTTTCGGATATCGCACAGTTGTTGCAGACGACCCTCGATGAAGAAGCTGCAGCCGACCAAAAGCTGACCGAGATCGCAGAAGGACAAGTCAACATTAACGCCGCTCAACCGTGA
- a CDS encoding ROK family protein, with translation MGPEEMVAEVDSETKGWDFDVVSIGYPSLVRDGAPAREPLNLGDGWLDFDFERAFGRPVRMINDAAMQALGNYTQGRLLFLGFGTSIGACIIADDVVVPIEIGLIKIWADENLVDRVSKKALKKHGLGPWVRAVEETVELLSDVFQPDEIVLGGGNAKRIRKLPPGCRLVDNTSAYVGAERLWESSDLHAVADVSTWKIVRHLTPREQAIKKEKQSPKE, from the coding sequence ATGGGACCCGAGGAAATGGTGGCGGAGGTTGACTCGGAGACGAAGGGCTGGGATTTTGATGTTGTATCCATCGGATATCCCAGCCTCGTCCGGGACGGCGCCCCGGCTCGTGAACCACTCAATCTGGGCGATGGATGGCTGGACTTTGACTTTGAGAGGGCGTTTGGACGGCCGGTCCGGATGATAAACGACGCAGCAATGCAAGCCTTGGGGAATTACACGCAGGGGCGGCTTCTCTTTCTCGGGTTCGGGACGAGCATAGGCGCCTGCATCATTGCTGATGATGTCGTGGTACCAATAGAGATTGGACTGATCAAGATCTGGGCGGATGAGAACCTCGTGGACCGGGTTTCGAAAAAGGCCCTAAAGAAGCACGGTCTGGGACCCTGGGTCCGCGCAGTAGAGGAGACGGTAGAGCTCTTGAGCGACGTTTTTCAGCCAGATGAAATTGTTTTGGGGGGAGGGAATGCAAAGCGGATTCGAAAGCTCCCACCCGGTTGTCGCCTGGTTGACAATACTTCTGCCTATGTCGGAGCGGAGCGTCTCTGGGAGTCGTCCGACCTGCACGCTGTCGCGGACGTAAGCACCTGGAAGATCGTCCGCCACCTGACGCCTCGCGAGCAGGCGATCAAAAAGGAAAAGCAGTCTCCAAAGGAGTGA
- a CDS encoding glycoside hydrolase family 9 protein has protein sequence MASPISRSYEVFLENPEHPSSAAGRAAVAVAGTQAFYDWHEVNRQLPNHDYRTQIPDGKLPGAGRDKYAGLNLARTDWPATKVQPGHFHCVFYAATPHDPSYFEAYITKATYDPRQPLKWSDLEPLPGGENARLEGKNYMFDVTLPERKGRHILYVIWQRIDPVGEVFFSTSDLDFGGVDYGTTAPDPMVAPEVPADHDHGGSNPTPTPTPVPTPTPTPAPGSRNARFENDQVIVTFKLTNDWISGYQADVVIENKTSSILRDWSLSFRIEREAVSPWNARLLSKSGDRYTFDAQPYIWNKDVPAKGKVSFGFTGSPGNLTKAPSDFIFQTSSGGTTPTPTPTPVATPTPTPTPTPTPTPTPTPTPTPTPTPTPTPTPTPTPVPTPTPTPTPVPTPTATPTPGSPNTTVNLGSVSVTFKVTNDWRSGFEAQVVIKNLTSSVIKDWQLAFDLDRSISSIWNAGYTQVSSSRYAFNAQLYTWNKDIPAGGSVSFGFIGSPGSLTQAPSNFAFQPSGGGGNPTPTPTPTPTATPSPTPTATPTPTPTPVPTPTPTPTPAVPKFAIEDIVVDEPKSGTTVAQVKVTLLPAATSVAGVSFQTKNGTAWSGSDYVSANGNLLFEPGTTFKTISITILSNPTNEGLESFTVELSAVVGGEISRAVGTVTIRESNAGTGKFNYSEALQKSLFFYDAQRSGKLPANFRINWRGDSALQDGSDAGLDLSGGYYDAGDHVKFALPMATSMTLLAWGGIEYGTAYQSAQQKEAFLSAIRWGADWLIKAHPSDNVFYGQVGNGGSDHSYWGPPETMTMSRPSYKADTSRPGTEIAAEAAAALASAHILFKNEDSAYATRLLQHAKALFAFADNYRGTYTSAIPDAASYYNSYSGYYDELVWAAAWLYRATGETSYLQKAESIYNEQFQNKSLKWTISWDDKIYGANVLLAQLTGKDVYKSATQRWLNFWTVGENGSRIKYTPGGLAWLDQWGSLRYAANTAFMAFIYADRVGDVGTRYRDFAKAQINYMLGENPNNRSYVVGFGNNPPINPHHRAAHGSWSNNISNPVNNRHVLYGALVGGPSSASDTAYTDDRTNYVTNEVALDYNAGFTGALARMVSEYGGAPLANFPVAETPDDEYFVEASINQQGAGFTEIRALLNNRSSFPARASEALSFRYYVDLSELFALGYNETSIEVKTNYTQGGSASPLKVYDATRKIYYTEVSYAGTRIAPGGGNTYWKEAQFRLSLKSGVPASGWNPYNDHSFSGLVAGNQNTKKTDKIPVYESGKKLSGVEP, from the coding sequence ATGGCCAGTCCCATCAGTCGATCGTACGAGGTCTTTCTCGAGAATCCTGAGCATCCATCCTCGGCGGCAGGGCGTGCTGCGGTCGCGGTGGCCGGCACACAGGCATTCTACGACTGGCATGAGGTAAATCGCCAGTTGCCCAATCACGACTACCGCACGCAGATTCCAGATGGGAAATTGCCCGGGGCGGGCCGGGATAAATATGCGGGATTGAATCTTGCCCGTACCGACTGGCCGGCAACCAAGGTGCAGCCTGGACATTTTCATTGCGTCTTTTACGCCGCGACGCCGCATGATCCGAGTTACTTTGAGGCATACATCACCAAGGCGACCTATGATCCACGCCAGCCTCTGAAGTGGAGTGATCTCGAGCCCTTGCCTGGCGGGGAAAATGCCCGCCTCGAGGGAAAGAACTATATGTTTGATGTCACCTTGCCGGAGCGCAAGGGGCGTCACATCCTGTACGTCATCTGGCAGCGCATCGATCCGGTAGGCGAGGTCTTTTTCTCCACTAGCGACCTCGATTTTGGCGGGGTCGATTATGGTACCACCGCCCCAGATCCGATGGTCGCACCTGAGGTGCCTGCGGATCATGATCATGGCGGCTCCAATCCCACACCTACACCGACTCCGGTTCCCACGCCCACTCCGACGCCAGCTCCCGGGTCGCGGAATGCACGTTTTGAGAACGACCAGGTCATCGTCACCTTCAAACTGACGAATGATTGGATCAGCGGATACCAGGCTGATGTGGTGATCGAGAACAAGACATCAAGCATCCTGCGGGACTGGTCGCTCTCTTTCCGGATTGAGCGCGAAGCGGTCAGTCCATGGAATGCGCGACTCCTCAGTAAATCGGGAGATCGCTACACCTTCGACGCTCAGCCGTATATCTGGAACAAGGATGTTCCAGCCAAGGGCAAAGTGTCGTTTGGCTTCACCGGCTCGCCTGGGAACCTAACCAAGGCCCCATCGGACTTCATTTTCCAAACCTCCAGTGGAGGAACCACGCCGACGCCAACCCCAACGCCCGTCGCTACCCCAACTCCCACGCCTACGCCTACGCCTACGCCTACGCCTACGCCTACGCCTACGCCTACGCCTACGCCTACGCCTACGCCTACGCCAACTCCGACACCCACTCCGGTGCCGACACCCACTCCTACCCCAACTCCTGTTCCGACACCTACAGCCACACCGACACCTGGATCGCCAAATACAACGGTGAACCTTGGCAGCGTGAGCGTGACCTTCAAGGTGACCAACGACTGGCGAAGCGGTTTTGAGGCGCAGGTCGTCATCAAGAATCTCACCTCCTCCGTCATCAAGGACTGGCAGCTTGCCTTCGATCTAGATCGCTCGATTTCCTCGATCTGGAACGCCGGGTACACGCAGGTTTCCTCGAGCCGCTATGCGTTCAATGCGCAGCTTTATACTTGGAACAAGGACATCCCGGCTGGAGGATCAGTCAGCTTTGGCTTCATCGGCAGCCCGGGCAGCCTCACGCAAGCCCCGTCAAATTTCGCCTTTCAGCCATCGGGTGGGGGAGGAAATCCCACGCCGACTCCGACTCCAACTCCAACGGCCACCCCTTCGCCGACTCCCACGGCGACGCCGACTCCCACGCCTACGCCGGTGCCAACACCTACGCCGACGCCGACTCCAGCCGTGCCAAAATTTGCCATCGAGGATATCGTGGTGGATGAGCCAAAGTCCGGCACCACGGTGGCTCAAGTGAAAGTCACCCTTCTCCCTGCGGCAACCTCCGTAGCGGGTGTAAGCTTTCAGACAAAAAACGGAACGGCGTGGAGCGGATCGGATTACGTTTCAGCCAACGGCAACCTGCTCTTTGAGCCGGGAACGACATTTAAGACGATCTCGATCACGATCCTGAGCAATCCGACGAATGAAGGTCTCGAGAGCTTTACCGTGGAACTCTCTGCCGTGGTCGGCGGAGAAATCTCCCGCGCCGTGGGGACAGTAACGATCCGCGAATCCAACGCAGGCACCGGGAAGTTCAATTATTCCGAGGCTTTGCAAAAGTCGTTGTTCTTCTATGACGCGCAACGCTCTGGCAAACTGCCGGCAAACTTCCGCATCAACTGGCGCGGAGACTCTGCCCTGCAGGATGGAAGCGACGCAGGGCTGGACTTAAGCGGCGGCTACTACGATGCGGGCGACCACGTGAAGTTCGCATTGCCGATGGCAACCAGCATGACGCTCCTCGCCTGGGGTGGTATCGAGTACGGTACGGCTTATCAAAGCGCGCAGCAAAAGGAGGCGTTTCTCTCGGCAATTCGCTGGGGGGCGGACTGGCTGATCAAAGCCCACCCTAGCGACAATGTCTTCTATGGACAGGTGGGCAATGGCGGCAGCGATCACTCGTACTGGGGGCCTCCGGAGACCATGACCATGTCTCGCCCATCGTACAAGGCCGATACCTCCAGGCCGGGCACGGAGATCGCAGCCGAGGCGGCGGCAGCTCTCGCATCAGCGCACATCCTTTTCAAGAATGAGGACTCCGCTTACGCGACCAGGCTCCTCCAGCATGCCAAAGCGCTCTTTGCTTTTGCCGATAACTATCGCGGCACCTACACAAGCGCCATCCCCGATGCGGCCTCGTACTACAACTCCTACTCCGGATACTACGATGAACTGGTATGGGCTGCGGCGTGGCTCTATCGCGCCACGGGAGAGACATCCTACCTCCAAAAAGCGGAATCAATCTACAACGAGCAATTCCAGAACAAATCGCTTAAATGGACGATTTCGTGGGACGACAAGATCTACGGAGCCAATGTGCTCCTGGCTCAGTTGACCGGCAAGGACGTGTACAAGAGTGCCACCCAGCGCTGGCTCAACTTCTGGACCGTCGGAGAAAATGGGTCACGCATCAAGTATACGCCCGGCGGTCTTGCCTGGTTGGATCAATGGGGTTCGCTCCGGTATGCGGCCAATACGGCCTTCATGGCCTTCATCTACGCCGATCGCGTGGGTGATGTCGGCACGCGCTACCGTGACTTTGCCAAGGCGCAGATCAACTACATGCTCGGCGAAAACCCGAACAACCGGAGCTATGTCGTGGGCTTTGGCAACAACCCGCCAATCAATCCCCATCATCGAGCGGCGCATGGTTCCTGGAGCAATAATATCTCCAACCCTGTCAATAACCGACACGTGCTCTACGGCGCCCTGGTCGGCGGCCCCTCCTCGGCCAGCGACACGGCATATACGGATGACCGGACGAACTATGTCACCAACGAGGTTGCCCTAGACTACAATGCTGGCTTCACCGGAGCACTCGCCCGGATGGTGTCCGAGTACGGCGGTGCCCCGCTGGCGAACTTTCCTGTCGCCGAGACACCGGATGACGAGTACTTCGTCGAGGCCTCGATCAATCAGCAGGGTGCCGGTTTCACTGAAATCCGGGCGCTGCTCAACAACCGTTCGTCCTTCCCGGCCCGGGCCAGTGAAGCGCTCTCGTTCCGCTACTACGTGGATCTCAGCGAGTTGTTTGCTCTCGGGTACAATGAAACCAGTATCGAGGTGAAGACCAACTACACGCAGGGCGGCTCCGCCTCGCCGCTCAAGGTCTACGATGCGACACGCAAGATCTACTACACCGAGGTAAGCTACGCCGGTACACGCATCGCGCCAGGAGGAGGCAACACGTACTGGAAGGAGGCGCAGTTCCGCCTGAGCCTCAAGAGCGGAGTCCCCGCCAGTGGGTGGAATCCCTATAACGACCACTCCTTCTCCGGGCTGGTCGCGGGCAACCAAAATACGAAAAAAACCGACAAGATCCCCGTGTACGAGTCCGGCAAGAAACTCTCCGGTGTGGAACCCTAG
- a CDS encoding DUF2383 domain-containing protein, translating into MNTQHCIEVCNKLLRGERSAVEAYTKAIMTFEKEYAVPNSLLAIRDDHKVAVSMLTENVRSMGGAPSTDTGAWGAFTSFVQGTADLLGGKSAVASLRAGETAGKMDYEAAMEDEEVMSSCKEMIRNELLPTTERHIGALETLTA; encoded by the coding sequence ATGAATACACAACACTGTATCGAAGTCTGCAACAAGCTCCTGCGAGGCGAACGGTCTGCCGTGGAGGCCTATACCAAGGCGATCATGACATTCGAGAAGGAATACGCGGTTCCCAACTCCCTCCTGGCCATCCGTGATGATCATAAAGTGGCAGTCTCCATGCTGACCGAAAATGTCCGTTCGATGGGAGGCGCCCCGTCAACCGACACAGGCGCGTGGGGTGCGTTCACCAGTTTCGTCCAAGGTACGGCAGATCTCCTGGGAGGTAAATCCGCGGTGGCGAGTCTCCGGGCAGGTGAAACCGCCGGAAAGATGGATTATGAAGCCGCCATGGAGGACGAGGAAGTGATGTCTTCGTGCAAAGAGATGATCCGCAATGAACTCCTTCCCACCACGGAGAGGCATATCGGCGCACTCGAAACCCTCACCGCCTAG
- a CDS encoding histidine kinase, producing the protein MSEISNEPAEPTLSAEQLYRELHDGLCQNITASLFFAQNLRSRLRKDERSDEVLLTLADSAVNAATSAVADMRVLLEKLGNDRKDPGETSVAKTLARGGETTP; encoded by the coding sequence ATGAGCGAGATATCGAACGAGCCTGCCGAGCCAACACTGAGCGCCGAGCAACTTTATCGCGAGTTGCACGATGGTTTGTGCCAAAATATCACCGCATCGCTTTTCTTCGCCCAGAACCTCCGCTCTCGCCTCCGGAAAGACGAACGTTCGGACGAGGTATTACTAACTCTCGCTGACAGTGCAGTGAATGCAGCGACGAGTGCGGTTGCTGATATGCGGGTATTGTTGGAGAAGCTCGGAAATGACCGGAAGGACCCGGGCGAGACTTCTGTCGCAAAGACTCTGGCTAGGGGAGGCGAAACGACACCTTGA
- a CDS encoding YciE/YciF ferroxidase family protein has translation MKLQTLKDLYIHELKDLHSAEKQLIRALPKMAQAASDEKLAAGFREHLEQTKTHAARLEEILSDLDQSTRGPKCKGMQGLIEEGEEMINEEADDEVKDAGLIAAAQRVEHYEIAGYGTARTYAQLVGDKNGAKLLQTTLEEEAETDKKLTELAESSINVSADK, from the coding sequence ATGAAACTACAAACCCTCAAGGATCTCTATATTCACGAACTCAAGGACCTCCACAGCGCCGAGAAGCAGTTGATCCGCGCCCTACCGAAAATGGCTCAGGCCGCTTCTGACGAAAAGCTGGCCGCTGGATTCCGTGAGCATCTAGAGCAGACCAAAACCCACGCAGCCCGGCTGGAGGAAATCCTTTCGGATCTCGATCAATCCACCCGCGGCCCGAAGTGCAAGGGGATGCAGGGCCTCATTGAGGAAGGCGAGGAGATGATCAACGAAGAAGCTGACGACGAGGTCAAGGATGCAGGCCTTATCGCCGCAGCCCAGCGAGTCGAGCACTATGAAATCGCTGGATACGGCACCGCCCGCACTTATGCCCAGTTGGTGGGCGACAAAAACGGGGCCAAGCTTCTCCAGACCACCCTGGAAGAAGAGGCAGAAACCGACAAGAAACTCACCGAGCTCGCCGAATCCTCCATCAACGTCTCCGCAGACAAATAA
- a CDS encoding glycoside hydrolase family 9 protein translates to MQMALYFYDAQRSGKLPEGFRVKWRGDSALEDGSDVGIDLTGGFYDAGDHVKFALPMASAMTLLSWGGIEYGDGYHRAHQKGVLLSLVRWGADWLMRAHPSEDVFYAQVGNGALDHDRWGAAEAMTMKRPAYKVDSSKPGSDVVAEASAALASAAILFKSEDPEYSQRLLRSARSLFALADTHRGRYSKAIHDAAEYYPSSGYLDELIWAAAWLYRATGEAGYLQKAEAYYQRFQDDDDLHWTQTWDDKIYGANVLLAEMTGKDVYKSAVERWLNFWTVGDAGKRIRYTPGGLAWLDRWGSLRYAANTAFLAFIYADRVGDHGTRYRDFARSQIDYILGENPEHRSYVVGFGANPPRNPHHAGAHGSLSDDVDEPGDNRHILYGALVGGPSAPKDDAYIDRRSDYVTNEVSLDYNAGFTGALARMALEYGGTPLEVFPPVE, encoded by the coding sequence TTGCAGATGGCGTTATATTTTTATGATGCACAGCGTTCGGGGAAGCTGCCGGAGGGCTTTCGCGTAAAGTGGCGGGGGGATTCTGCTCTGGAGGATGGGAGTGATGTCGGGATCGATCTCACTGGGGGCTTCTATGATGCGGGCGATCACGTCAAGTTTGCCCTGCCCATGGCGAGCGCTATGACTTTGCTGAGCTGGGGAGGTATCGAGTACGGCGATGGATATCATCGAGCACACCAGAAAGGGGTGCTCCTCTCGCTGGTGCGATGGGGTGCAGATTGGTTGATGCGGGCGCATCCGAGCGAGGATGTCTTCTATGCCCAGGTCGGCAACGGTGCTCTCGATCATGATCGCTGGGGAGCAGCCGAGGCGATGACCATGAAACGTCCGGCCTATAAAGTCGACTCCAGCAAACCCGGCTCGGATGTCGTGGCGGAGGCTTCGGCTGCCCTGGCTTCCGCAGCAATACTGTTCAAGAGTGAAGATCCCGAGTATTCGCAGAGACTGCTACGCAGCGCCCGCTCTCTATTTGCCCTGGCCGATACCCACCGTGGCCGGTACTCCAAGGCCATTCACGATGCGGCGGAGTATTATCCCTCCTCGGGTTATCTGGACGAGCTCATCTGGGCCGCCGCATGGCTTTATCGCGCGACAGGCGAAGCGGGCTATTTGCAGAAGGCCGAGGCGTATTACCAGCGCTTCCAGGATGATGACGACCTTCATTGGACCCAGACCTGGGACGACAAGATCTATGGAGCCAACGTCCTGCTGGCCGAGATGACGGGAAAGGACGTCTACAAAAGTGCGGTCGAGCGGTGGCTGAATTTTTGGACGGTGGGGGATGCTGGCAAACGCATCAGGTATACACCGGGCGGCCTTGCCTGGCTCGATCGCTGGGGTTCGTTAAGGTATGCAGCCAATACCGCATTTCTCGCGTTTATCTATGCCGATCGGGTGGGGGATCATGGTACTCGGTACCGGGATTTCGCCCGCTCGCAGATCGATTACATCCTCGGCGAAAATCCCGAGCATCGCAGCTATGTGGTGGGATTTGGCGCGAACCCGCCGCGTAATCCCCACCACGCTGGAGCGCATGGTTCCTTGAGCGACGACGTCGATGAACCCGGAGATAACCGGCATATCCTCTACGGCGCCCTGGTCGGGGGTCCTTCCGCGCCAAAGGATGATGCGTATATCGATCGCCGCAGTGACTATGTTACGAATGAAGTCTCGCTCGACTACAATGCCGGGTTTACCGGCGCTTTGGCTCGCATGGCTTTGGAATACGGCGGTACTCCTCTCGAGGTCTTTCCGCCTGTGGAGTAA